The window TCGAAGATAAAAGGTGCAGTGACAATACCTACTGTGAGGATGTCCATGTCCTTTGCAATTTTTGCAATTACCGGAGCCGCTCCTGTTCCGGTACCTCCACCCATACCAGCGGTGATAAATACCATCTTGGTATTGTCTTCAAGTAGTTTTCTGATATCATCCTTGCTTTCCAAAGCAGCATTTTTCCCTCTTTCAGGGTTGGCTCCTGCACCTAATCCTTCGGTCAGGTGAGCCCCTATCTGCAATTTTAAGGGAACCGGACTGCTTTTAAGTGCTTGGGAATCCGTGTTGACTACCACAAATTCCACATCCTTTATCCCCTGATTAAACATGTGATTCACTGCGTTGGAACCACCTCCTCCTACACCGATGACCTTAATGATCGATCGATGGTTTTTCTGAATATCAAATTTATAATCTTTCATGATGCTTGACATTTTTCCTCTTTTGAATACTGTGTTTTTTACTTCTGATATTAATAATTTTCGGAGTCGTCTCCGATATCATCTGTAATGAATCTCTTTAACTTTTTGGTTATTGAACCAAAAATATCACTACCACTTTGGTCTACACGGAAACTTTTCTTTTCTGTAGTAGTTTTTAAGCTCTCTTTTTGTCGGTAGGTGTCTTCTCGATCATCTAGTCCTCTAAAGCCTGCCAATACCAAGCCAACCGTGGTGGCATACATCGGGCTTTTCACATCCTCTACCTTAGATTTACCTAGGTGTTCATTTGGATAGCCAATTCTGGTGTCTAGACCTGTAATGTATTCGAAAAGTGGACCTACACCATGTAATAAAGAGCCTCCTCCGGTCAATACAATTCCGCCGGCTAGTTTCTTGTATACTCCGCTCGTTGCAATCTCAGATTGAACCATTTCAACAATCTCTTCCATTCTTGCTTGGATTATTGAAGCAAGGTTTTTGACCGAGATTTCTTTTGGTGGTCTGTTGCGCAAACCCGGAATAGATACTATTTCATTCGGATTGGCTTCTTCCGCAATGGCTTTGCCAAATTTTGTTTTAAGCAATTCTGCCTGATGTTGCATTACCATGCAACCTTCTTTGATATCTGCGGTAATAATATTTCCTCCAAATGGTATTACTGCGGTATGTCGAATGATATTGTCATAAAATATGGCTACGTCAGTGGTGCCACCTCCAATGTCTACCAGGCAAACTCCAGCTTCTTTATCCATGTCGCTAAGGACTGATAAGGAACTAGCCAAAGGTTCAAGGATCAAAGCTTTGGATTGTAGGCTGGCGCGTTTTACACACCTGTCAATATTGTTAATTGCAGCAGATTGAGCAGTAATAATATGGAAATGAGCTTCCATGCGTGCCCCGGACATACCCACAGGATCCCTGATGCCTTCCTCATAATCTATGGTGTAATCTTGAGGCATTACATGAATAATCCTATTTCCCGGAGGTACCACAATGTTTTCCATGTCATTGGACAACCTTCGTACATCCTCAACTGTTATTTCTTCATCATTAGGACTTCTGATGATTACACCATGGTGAATTGAGCTGCGAATGTGTTGGCCTGCAATTCCCACGATTACTTCTCCTATGTCTACATTAGACATTTCAGAAGCTTCATTTACTGCTTTGGTAATGGCATTGACAGTTTTGTCTATGTTGGTAACGATGCCCCTGATTACGCCATCAGAAACTGCTTTACCCATACCCAACACCTCTAGCTTACCATATTCGTTCTTTCGACCTATAATGGCACATATTTTTGTGGTGCCGATATCCAGTCCTACAATGAGTTTTTCGTTTTCCATAGCGCTAACAATTATTCACAAATAATTTGATCCTTATATTTTACATTTACCCTTGAATAAGTATTCCAACCTTTTTCAGGAAGAATTTTCTTATAATAGGTTTTGATTTTTCTAAATTTTAATTCAATGTCTTCCGGCTTGCCAAATTCAATTACCTGTTTCCCTACTTGCTGGTGCATATTAATATCACCATTGGCAAGTAAATCCAATGCACTGATTTGGGCTGACCAAAATGGGTCTGAACTTATATACCTTATCAATTCCAACAACGGTGTATGTTGAACTGAAAGGTCACCTTCTTTTAGTAATGTCTCAGCTTTTTTACCGGTAAGGATCAAAACCCTAGTCGTGTAATTAGATGAGGTGGGAAGTATTTTTCCTGAGGAACTGATGTAACCATCTGCTGCCATGGGTCGAACAATTCTAGCCATAGGTACATGCTGACTTACTTTTACCATTAAAGTTCCCTTCAAATCTTCATATACTTCCGCCTTTTTCACAAAGGGATGGGCTTCTACCTTTTTTTCTACCTCATGAATAGAGACCTTCGTTTTTGAGGCATGGCCAAGTAACCCGGGAAATGCATTGGTCAATAATTCTGCTACCTCTTTTTCATCAACAAAATAGACATCACTTACAGCCTCTACATACACATCCAGATTGGTAAGCGCACGATTTTCTGTTTTATGCTCTGTAAAAGCGATAAACCCTAGCAATGTCATCCCTAACAATATCATTAGGAAGGACTTTTTAAATTTCCATCCCTTATGCTTTATCATTTTTTATCCATTTTTCAATTGGTTTTACCAAACGATCTATATCACCCGCACCGATTGTTACTAAAACTTCAGGTTTGTGCTGTTCCAAATGACTTAATAATTTTTCCTTATCCACCACAGATTTGTTAGGACTTGTTATCCTAGGAAGTAACATTTCTGAAGTTATGCCTTCAATAGGCAGTTCTCTTGCAGGATAAATATCCAATAAGACCACAGTGTCTGCTATTGATAGGCTTTCGGAAAATCCTTCGGCAAAATCTCTTGTTCTGGTAAATAAATGGGGCTGAAATACCGCCGTCACTTTTTTATCCGGATACATGGCCTTGATAGACAGTAAAAAGGCTTTAATCTCTTCCGGATGATGTGCATAATCGTCAATATAGATTATGCGTTCATTCGTGCAAATTTTTTCAAATCTACGTTTCACACCTTTATAGGTGGCAATGCCCTCAATAATTGCTTCTTTTGAAAGTCCATAATTAACGGCTACAGCTATGGCAGCCAAAGCATTTTCAATATTATGGAAGCCCGGAACACTTAATTCGAGGCCGTCAATTCTAATATCTTCGGCCACATAGTCAAAAGAAAAAGTTCCGGTGCCTACCTTGATATTGTCTGCATGAATATTTCCTGAGTTTAAGCTGTATTGGTAGACTTTCGCAGCACCTAAATCTGCGTGACTAATTTTTTGATAAGCATCTTGGTGAATGATTAATTTGCCATCAGGATGTGTAAGCCTGATAAAAGATGCAAAGCCTTCTTTCAATTGCTCTGCATCACCATAAATATCTAAATGGTCAGGGTCAATACTGGTGACAATACTCAAGTCGGGGTGGAGGTGTAGAAAAGATCGGTCAAATTCATCAGCTTCCACCACAACTACCGGAGATTCGGCACTTCCCTCATCATGAAGGATTAGGTTGTTTTTATAGTTTTGCGTAAGCCCTCCCAAAAAAGCAGCAGTATTGTGCCCTGAATGCTTAAGCAAATGGGCCACCATGGAAGAAGTCGTGGTTTTACCATGGGTACCTGCTATGGCCACCGATTCCATGTTCCTGGTAATCAATCCCAGCACTGCTGCACGTTTTTTAATTACAAATCCATTGTTTCCAAAGAATTTGTACAAGTTGCTGCTTTGAGGCACCGCCGGAGTCCATACAATTAATTTGTCTGCTCCTGAAGCCTTAAATGCTTCTGGTAGGCTTTCAACCTCATCTGTATATACAATTTCCATCCCTTCCTCGGATAGTGTTTCAGTAAGGGGTGAAGGAGTTTTGTCATAGCCATACACAGGAACTCCAATATGATTGAACCACCTGGCAATGGCACTCATACCTATTCCTCCTATACCTAGAAAAAAGACGCTATGTAAGTTTTTTAAATTCATTGGATCAATTCTTCCATTACTTTTACAATATCCTTGGCTGCCTCGGGTTTTGCCAAGGTTTTTATGGCTTGAGATAAATGGTCTCGTTTTTCTTGGTTTCCTAGCAATGAATGTACCATGGATCCCAATTGGTCGATTGCTTTATCATCCTTTAAAAGCAAGGCAGCATTTTGAGAAACATAGGCCATGGCATTTTTAGTTTGATGGTCTTCTGCCACATTCGGAGATGGGATAAATATCACTGGTTTTCCTACCAAACTGAGTTCCGATACAGATAAAGCACCGGATCGCGAAATCACCAAATCAGCTGCGGCATATGCCAAATCCATGTGCTTGATAAATTCCAAAGGATAGATCCCTTTAACGCCGGAATCCTTTACTTGCCCTTTTACTTTTTCAAAATAATATTTCCCTGTTTGCCAAAGTACTTGGTAGCCTTTGGTTTCAAAATCTTCCATTGAATGTAGCAAAGCTTGATTGAGTGTTTTGGCACCCAAACTGCCTCCAATAGAAAGGATTACCGGTTGGTCCGGGTTTAGGCCAAAATGAGCTAAAGCTTTAGTCCTTTTATCTGCTATGTCCAAGATGTCCTTTCTTACCGGATTTCCAGTGTACTTTATTTTTGAAGCAGGGAAGTAACGCCCCATTTCAGGGTAAGCTACACAGATGGCATTGGCATTCTTGGCCAATAATTTATTGGTTAATCCTGCATAACTATTTTGCTCCTGGATTAAGGTGGGGAGTCCTTTTCGTTGGGCCATAAATAGTACAGGACCACTAGCATACCCTCCAACACCTACTACCAGATGCGGTTTAAAGTTTTTTATCAGTTTTTTAGCTTTTTGTAAACTGCCTAATAATTTAAAAGGAAAGTTTAAGTTCTCTAAAGTGAGTCTTCGCTGGATACCGGCTATTTTTAAGCCTTCTATTCTGTAGCCTGCCTCAGGAACTTTTTGCATTTCCATTCTGCCTTCAGCACCTACAAATAAGACCTCACTTTCAGGATATTTTTCATTCCATGCCTTGGCTATAGCAATGGCAGGATAGATATGCCCCCCGGTCCCTCCTCCGCTTATAATGATTCGATATGTTTCTTCAGCTTTTTTCAATATTTCAAGCTACTTTAACTTTTCTTGGAACCGATTTTTGTTCATTTAAAAAGGCATCTTCATGATCGCCCCTGCTTATACTCAAGATAATACCAAGAGAAATACCTGTGAATATTAATGAGGTTCCCCCCATACTCACCATTGGCAATGGTAAACCTGTGATAGGTACCAACCCCACTGCTACCCCCATATTAATCATGGCTTGAATAACCAATGAGAAACTTAAGCCTGCTGATAACAATCCACCAAAAGGCCTGGTGGAAATGGCAACTACACGCATGCCGCGATAGAGCAAAGCTAGGTAAAG of the Cyclobacterium marinum DSM 745 genome contains:
- a CDS encoding cell division protein FtsQ/DivIB; translated protein: MIKHKGWKFKKSFLMILLGMTLLGFIAFTEHKTENRALTNLDVYVEAVSDVYFVDEKEVAELLTNAFPGLLGHASKTKVSIHEVEKKVEAHPFVKKAEVYEDLKGTLMVKVSQHVPMARIVRPMAADGYISSSGKILPTSSNYTTRVLILTGKKAETLLKEGDLSVQHTPLLELIRYISSDPFWSAQISALDLLANGDINMHQQVGKQVIEFGKPEDIELKFRKIKTYYKKILPEKGWNTYSRVNVKYKDQIICE
- the murG gene encoding undecaprenyldiphospho-muramoylpentapeptide beta-N-acetylglucosaminyltransferase, giving the protein MKKAEETYRIIISGGGTGGHIYPAIAIAKAWNEKYPESEVLFVGAEGRMEMQKVPEAGYRIEGLKIAGIQRRLTLENLNFPFKLLGSLQKAKKLIKNFKPHLVVGVGGYASGPVLFMAQRKGLPTLIQEQNSYAGLTNKLLAKNANAICVAYPEMGRYFPASKIKYTGNPVRKDILDIADKRTKALAHFGLNPDQPVILSIGGSLGAKTLNQALLHSMEDFETKGYQVLWQTGKYYFEKVKGQVKDSGVKGIYPLEFIKHMDLAYAAADLVISRSGALSVSELSLVGKPVIFIPSPNVAEDHQTKNAMAYVSQNAALLLKDDKAIDQLGSMVHSLLGNQEKRDHLSQAIKTLAKPEAAKDIVKVMEELIQ
- the ftsA gene encoding cell division protein FtsA — its product is MENEKLIVGLDIGTTKICAIIGRKNEYGKLEVLGMGKAVSDGVIRGIVTNIDKTVNAITKAVNEASEMSNVDIGEVIVGIAGQHIRSSIHHGVIIRSPNDEEITVEDVRRLSNDMENIVVPPGNRIIHVMPQDYTIDYEEGIRDPVGMSGARMEAHFHIITAQSAAINNIDRCVKRASLQSKALILEPLASSLSVLSDMDKEAGVCLVDIGGGTTDVAIFYDNIIRHTAVIPFGGNIITADIKEGCMVMQHQAELLKTKFGKAIAEEANPNEIVSIPGLRNRPPKEISVKNLASIIQARMEEIVEMVQSEIATSGVYKKLAGGIVLTGGGSLLHGVGPLFEYITGLDTRIGYPNEHLGKSKVEDVKSPMYATTVGLVLAGFRGLDDREDTYRQKESLKTTTEKKSFRVDQSGSDIFGSITKKLKRFITDDIGDDSENY
- the murC gene encoding UDP-N-acetylmuramate--L-alanine ligase codes for the protein MNLKNLHSVFFLGIGGIGMSAIARWFNHIGVPVYGYDKTPSPLTETLSEEGMEIVYTDEVESLPEAFKASGADKLIVWTPAVPQSSNLYKFFGNNGFVIKKRAAVLGLITRNMESVAIAGTHGKTTTSSMVAHLLKHSGHNTAAFLGGLTQNYKNNLILHDEGSAESPVVVVEADEFDRSFLHLHPDLSIVTSIDPDHLDIYGDAEQLKEGFASFIRLTHPDGKLIIHQDAYQKISHADLGAAKVYQYSLNSGNIHADNIKVGTGTFSFDYVAEDIRIDGLELSVPGFHNIENALAAIAVAVNYGLSKEAIIEGIATYKGVKRRFEKICTNERIIYIDDYAHHPEEIKAFLLSIKAMYPDKKVTAVFQPHLFTRTRDFAEGFSESLSIADTVVLLDIYPARELPIEGITSEMLLPRITSPNKSVVDKEKLLSHLEQHKPEVLVTIGAGDIDRLVKPIEKWIKNDKA